The Actinomycetes bacterium genome has a segment encoding these proteins:
- a CDS encoding DUF4331 domain-containing protein — protein MSRFRKLAAVGTTVTALALVASLSAIAPSGASSHREAPLISEDPVADNTDTYAFVSPDRPDTVTFVANWIPLEEPAGGPNFNKFGDDVKYTINVDNNGDAVDDVVYEFRFRTRIQNRNTFLYNTGPITSLDDPDFNIRQSYSVAKVKNGLRSVVASGLATPPVNIGPRSTPNYQALAKAAIYSLEDGSKVFAGQRDDPFFVDLGSAFDLLGLRPLNQAHLIKLPTAKGVDGVGGYNTHSVVLQVPVKELTADGKPLQIGAKDPNAVIGVYSTSQRRQVRVLSASGNQPSSAGPWVQVSRLGMPLVNEVVIPLGKKDRFNASDPQDDAQFGSFVADPEPSRLIPVLYPGVKVPPAPRNDIVAIFLTGIPGLNQPPKVKPAELIRLNMGVPPTPLEKQNPLGLLAGQLDGFPNGRRLVDDVTDIELRALAGGTPFTPAFNISPNNILTDGVQANDKPFLPSFPYVATPHQGYDHDHHAVGS, from the coding sequence TTGTCCAGGTTCCGCAAGCTCGCGGCGGTGGGGACCACGGTGACGGCGCTCGCGCTCGTGGCCTCGCTGTCCGCCATCGCGCCGTCGGGCGCGTCGAGCCACCGCGAGGCACCCCTCATCTCCGAGGACCCGGTGGCCGACAACACCGACACCTACGCGTTCGTCAGCCCCGACCGACCCGACACGGTCACCTTCGTCGCCAACTGGATCCCGCTGGAGGAGCCGGCCGGGGGCCCCAACTTCAACAAGTTCGGGGACGATGTCAAGTACACCATCAACGTCGACAACAACGGTGACGCGGTCGACGACGTCGTATACGAGTTCCGGTTCCGCACCAGGATCCAGAACCGCAACACCTTCCTCTACAACACCGGCCCGATCACGTCGCTGGACGACCCCGACTTCAACATCCGCCAGTCCTACTCGGTGGCAAAGGTGAAGAACGGGCTCCGCTCCGTCGTCGCGAGCGGCCTGGCCACCCCGCCGGTCAACATCGGCCCCCGGTCCACGCCGAACTACCAGGCGCTGGCCAAGGCCGCCATCTACAGCCTCGAGGACGGCAGCAAGGTCTTCGCCGGCCAGCGTGACGACCCGTTCTTCGTCGACCTCGGCTCGGCCTTCGACCTGCTCGGGCTGCGCCCGCTCAACCAGGCGCACCTCATCAAGCTGCCCACCGCCAAGGGCGTGGACGGCGTGGGCGGCTACAACACCCACAGCGTCGTCCTGCAGGTCCCCGTCAAGGAGCTGACCGCCGACGGCAAGCCGCTCCAGATAGGCGCCAAGGACCCCAACGCGGTCATCGGCGTCTACTCGACCAGCCAGCGCCGCCAGGTGCGGGTGCTGTCGGCCAGCGGCAACCAGCCGAGCTCGGCCGGACCCTGGGTGCAGGTCTCCCGGCTCGGCATGCCCCTGGTCAACGAGGTCGTCATCCCGCTGGGCAAGAAGGACCGTTTCAACGCCAGCGACCCGCAGGACGACGCGCAGTTCGGCAGCTTCGTCGCCGACCCCGAGCCGTCCCGGCTGATCCCCGTCCTCTACCCCGGCGTGAAGGTTCCGCCCGCGCCGCGCAACGACATCGTCGCCATCTTCCTCACCGGCATCCCCGGCCTGAACCAGCCGCCGAAGGTCAAGCCGGCCGAGCTGATCCGGCTCAACATGGGCGTCCCGCCCACCCCGCTCGAGAAGCAGAACCCGCTGGGTCTGCTGGCCGGCCAGCTGGACGGCTTCCCGAACGGGCGCCGGCTGGTCGACGACGTGACCGACATCGAGCTGCGGGCCCTGGCCGGCGGCACGCCGTTCACACCCGCCTTCAACATCTCGCCCAACAACATCCTCACCGACGGCGTGCAGGCCAACGACAAGCCGTTCCTGCCCTCGTTCCCGTACGTCGCCACCCCCCACCAGGGGTACGACCACGACCATCACGCAGTTGGCTCGTAG